From the genome of Scytonema hofmannii PCC 7110, one region includes:
- a CDS encoding O-antigen ligase family protein: protein MLGVCLKILLRHLNFSLQSRWKYALLGLAIFPLTPLFGAIGMGWAILGTLQQQYRAVVSRPLNRGFILLSVLLIVTASFAYIKTEAFLGLFNFLPYFLLFVSFSVLIQTVAQLRQLSWMLVITSVPVIIVGLGQLLLGWTTPPQGWIGFLGWAIAPKGEPPGRMSSIFMYANSLAGYLIIVFILGLGLWVEHYRQLRTRETRRTDPSPSLPHSLTPSLPFLFLTLAIILNLVALILTNSRNAWAIAIFACLAYALYEGWRILVAAVTGVAASVLLAAFAPTPIALLFRQFIPRFFWARLNDQLYPDRPVALLRKTQWQFAVSMAQDRPWTGWGLRNFTVLYEAKMQIWLGHPHSLFLMLFAEIGLPATLFFCGLLCWIFVGGVQLLQNSKYVEAKDKTILFSYLVVFIGWVLFNTVDVSFFDFRLNVISWLVLSALSGVVYHYNQQHKIATDKT, encoded by the coding sequence ATGTTGGGAGTTTGCTTGAAAATTCTGCTTCGCCATCTCAACTTTAGCTTGCAGTCTCGTTGGAAATACGCCCTACTGGGACTCGCTATCTTCCCACTGACTCCCCTATTTGGGGCGATCGGTATGGGTTGGGCTATATTGGGAACTTTGCAGCAACAGTATCGTGCGGTGGTGAGTCGCCCCCTTAACAGGGGGTTTATACTTCTCAGTGTCTTGCTAATCGTTACAGCTAGCTTTGCTTATATTAAGACTGAAGCTTTCCTGGGGTTGTTTAATTTTTTACCTTATTTTCTTCTTTTTGTTAGCTTTAGTGTTCTGATTCAAACTGTAGCTCAATTGCGGCAACTGTCTTGGATGCTGGTAATAACCTCTGTGCCAGTCATAATAGTTGGTTTGGGACAGTTGCTTTTAGGATGGACGACTCCCCCCCAGGGGTGGATCGGTTTTTTGGGTTGGGCGATCGCACCAAAAGGAGAACCACCAGGTCGGATGTCTTCCATATTTATGTACGCCAACAGCTTAGCTGGCTACTTAATAATAGTTTTTATTTTAGGGCTGGGGTTGTGGGTGGAACACTATCGTCAGTTAAGGACAAGGGAGACAAGGAGGACAGATCCCAGTCCCTCACTCCCTCACTCCCTCACTCCCTCACTCCCCTTCCTCTTCCTAACTCTGGCGATTATTCTCAATCTTGTCGCACTCATTTTAACTAACTCGCGGAACGCTTGGGCAATTGCGATTTTTGCCTGTTTGGCTTATGCCCTATATGAGGGCTGGCGCATTCTTGTCGCTGCTGTCACAGGTGTAGCGGCGAGCGTGCTTTTAGCTGCTTTCGCTCCAACACCTATTGCTCTGTTGTTCCGTCAGTTTATTCCTCGTTTCTTTTGGGCGCGGTTAAATGACCAACTCTATCCCGATAGACCGGTAGCTCTACTCCGCAAAACGCAATGGCAATTTGCTGTATCGATGGCTCAAGATCGTCCCTGGACTGGTTGGGGTTTGCGAAACTTTACCGTACTTTATGAGGCAAAGATGCAAATTTGGTTGGGGCATCCTCATAGCTTGTTTTTAATGCTGTTTGCCGAAATCGGTCTACCTGCAACTCTTTTTTTCTGTGGGTTATTATGCTGGATATTTGTTGGTGGTGTCCAACTTTTGCAAAATTCAAAGTATGTAGAGGCAAAAGATAAAACCATATTGTTCAGTTACCTTGTTGTCTTCATTGGCTGGGTACTATTCAATACAGTAGATGTCAGTTTTTTTGATTTTCGATTGAACGTTATTTCTTGGTTGGTATTGTCTGCTCTTTCTGGAGTTGTGTATCATTACAACCAACAACACAAGATCGCAACTGATAAGACTTAA
- a CDS encoding Ycf51 family protein → MFTTDNFFQYTQWSGIATLAFAGLVILGFVFKWGLRFRLVGATGFMLVITGGLFALSLTPLTHTVIPDAIHYSLVYDNGGPQAVIALPPEITPSQLEATLRQAANDLYSYGRLGAFSDNQLTVRARTIIHPEKGVSVPLYLGQIRRSLAKREDQHMAIEIYQDKVAQLPQPTA, encoded by the coding sequence ATGTTCACAACAGATAATTTTTTTCAATACACCCAATGGTCTGGTATCGCAACATTGGCATTTGCTGGTCTGGTGATTTTGGGTTTTGTTTTCAAATGGGGTCTCCGTTTTCGTCTGGTGGGTGCGACCGGTTTTATGCTTGTGATTACAGGCGGACTATTTGCTCTCTCGTTAACACCCTTAACTCATACTGTTATTCCTGATGCCATACACTACAGTCTGGTTTATGATAACGGGGGACCCCAAGCAGTGATTGCACTCCCACCAGAAATCACGCCATCACAATTAGAAGCCACTTTACGTCAAGCAGCAAACGATTTGTATTCTTACGGTCGTTTAGGTGCGTTTAGCGATAATCAGTTAACGGTTCGAGCACGAACTATCATACACCCAGAAAAAGGTGTTTCCGTGCCTCTTTATTTGGGTCAGATTAGGAGATCCCTTGCTAAGCGCGAAGACCAACACATGGCGATCGAGATTTACCAAGATAAAGTGGCTCAGTTACCTCAACCTACTGCGTAA
- a CDS encoding iron-containing alcohol dehydrogenase family protein produces MSNKLTEKLSTPNSSSLFALCVAPAKVFRGSGILAQATDAIATLGNRPLIVGGNALRKAASGQSPFAFQLHLQPLLQHKQLDSTPAYYTPDCSEASLKSLHKAAKEHKADVIIGVGGGKALDTAKLLAHQLQLPVVTIPTSSATCAAWTALSNVYSNEGAFLYDVALRQCPDLLVLDYDLVQTAPQHTLVAGIGDALAKWYEASVSSGHSEQTLIIAAVQQARVLRDILFQKSATAIKQPGSEAWREVVDATVLLAGAIGGLGGAQCRTVAAHAVHNGLTHISKGSGSIHGEKVAYGILVQLRLEEMIQGNQLATAARQQLLKFYAEIGLPQKLNDLGLGNITLAQLQTAAEIALTPNSDIHRLPFKVSLEQLMAAMVSTTAPVEGNRPSISLTQSAEKVE; encoded by the coding sequence ATGTCTAATAAATTGACGGAAAAGTTGTCTACTCCAAACTCTAGCTCGTTATTCGCCCTGTGTGTAGCCCCAGCAAAAGTCTTCAGAGGGTCGGGAATTTTGGCTCAAGCTACAGATGCGATCGCCACACTGGGAAATCGTCCCTTAATTGTGGGAGGCAATGCCTTACGAAAAGCTGCTTCGGGTCAAAGTCCTTTTGCTTTCCAACTCCACTTGCAACCACTTTTGCAGCACAAACAGTTAGATTCTACACCAGCTTATTATACTCCCGATTGTAGTGAAGCGAGCTTGAAATCTTTGCACAAAGCAGCAAAAGAACATAAAGCCGATGTTATTATCGGTGTTGGTGGAGGTAAGGCATTAGACACAGCTAAATTACTAGCCCACCAATTGCAGTTACCAGTAGTCACAATTCCCACCTCATCTGCTACCTGTGCTGCTTGGACAGCACTATCCAACGTGTATTCTAATGAAGGTGCTTTTCTTTACGATGTAGCACTAAGACAATGTCCCGATTTGCTCGTACTTGATTACGATTTAGTGCAAACTGCCCCACAACATACACTTGTAGCCGGTATTGGAGATGCACTAGCCAAGTGGTATGAAGCTTCTGTTAGTAGCGGACACTCGGAACAAACTTTGATTATTGCCGCAGTGCAACAAGCGCGAGTGTTAAGAGATATCCTCTTCCAAAAATCTGCCACCGCCATTAAACAACCAGGTAGCGAAGCTTGGCGAGAAGTTGTAGATGCTACAGTGTTACTTGCAGGTGCGATCGGGGGACTTGGAGGCGCACAGTGTCGTACTGTAGCCGCCCATGCCGTGCATAACGGTTTGACTCATATTTCCAAAGGGAGTGGAAGCATTCACGGTGAAAAAGTTGCTTATGGTATTTTGGTACAACTGCGTTTGGAAGAAATGATACAGGGCAATCAGCTAGCAACGGCGGCACGACAACAGTTATTAAAATTTTATGCAGAGATTGGATTACCCCAAAAATTGAATGATTTGGGATTGGGTAACATCACACTGGCACAATTGCAGACTGCGGCTGAAATTGCTCTGACTCCAAATTCTGATATCCACAGACTACCGTTTAAAGTCTCGCTAGAACAATTGATGGCAGCAATGGTTTCTACCACTGCACCGGTAGAAGGAAATCGCCCTTCTATAAGTTTGACGCAAAGCGCGGAAAAAGTTGAGTAG
- a CDS encoding aspartate aminotransferase yields MTLDWIVPAERVQKLPPYVFARLDELKAKAREQGLDLIDLGMGNPDGATPPTVVEAAIKALQNPANHGYPPFEGTASFRRAITNWYQRRYGVDLDPDSEALPLLGSKEGLGHLAIAYINPGDLVLVPSPAYPAHFRGPVIAGGTIHSLILKPENDWLIDLAAIPDSVAEQAKILYFNYPSNPTAATAPREFFTDIVAFARKYQILLVHDLCYAELAFDGYQPTSLLEIPGAKEIGVEFHTLSKTYNMAGWRVGFVVGNRRIIQGLRTLKTNLDYGIFAALQTAAETALQLPDEYLYEVQERYRIRRDFLIQGLGQLGWDIPKTKATMYLWIPCPMGVSSTDFALSVLQQTGVVLTPGNAFGVAGEGYVRISLIADCDRLGEALHRFKQAGIYYS; encoded by the coding sequence ATGACTTTAGATTGGATTGTTCCAGCTGAACGCGTACAGAAATTACCACCCTACGTATTTGCCCGTCTAGACGAACTCAAGGCTAAAGCACGGGAACAAGGGCTGGATTTAATTGATTTGGGCATGGGAAACCCAGATGGTGCAACACCGCCTACAGTGGTAGAAGCCGCAATAAAAGCTTTGCAAAATCCTGCAAATCATGGCTATCCTCCTTTTGAAGGAACTGCCAGTTTTCGCCGTGCTATCACTAACTGGTATCAGAGGCGTTATGGAGTGGATTTAGATCCAGATAGCGAAGCATTGCCTTTACTTGGATCTAAAGAAGGATTGGGGCATCTTGCCATAGCTTATATTAATCCGGGAGATTTGGTTTTAGTCCCCTCTCCTGCTTATCCCGCTCATTTCCGTGGTCCTGTCATTGCAGGCGGGACAATCCACAGTTTAATTCTCAAGCCAGAGAATGATTGGCTGATCGATCTAGCTGCAATTCCTGACTCTGTAGCCGAACAAGCAAAAATTCTCTACTTTAATTATCCTAGCAATCCTACGGCGGCGACTGCACCTCGGGAATTCTTTACAGACATTGTCGCTTTTGCTCGGAAGTACCAAATTTTACTGGTACACGATTTGTGTTACGCTGAATTAGCTTTTGATGGTTATCAACCAACGAGTTTGTTAGAAATTCCAGGAGCAAAAGAGATAGGAGTTGAGTTTCATACCCTTTCTAAGACTTATAATATGGCAGGTTGGCGCGTTGGTTTTGTAGTCGGTAATCGTCGTATTATTCAAGGTTTGCGAACGTTAAAAACTAACTTGGATTATGGGATTTTTGCAGCATTGCAAACTGCTGCGGAAACGGCTTTACAACTACCAGATGAGTATTTGTATGAGGTGCAAGAACGATACAGAATTCGCCGTGATTTTTTAATTCAAGGTTTGGGACAGTTAGGTTGGGATATTCCTAAAACTAAGGCGACGATGTATCTGTGGATACCTTGTCCTATGGGTGTCAGTTCTACGGATTTTGCCCTGAGTGTATTGCAGCAAACTGGTGTTGTGTTGACTCCAGGTAATGCTTTTGGGGTTGCCGGGGAAGGGTATGTAAGAATCAGTCTAATTGCAGATTGCGATCGCTTGGGTGAAGCTTTACACAGATTTAAACAAGCAGGTATTTACTACTCTTAA
- a CDS encoding type II toxin-antitoxin system PemK/MazF family toxin, which produces MTQSKPIVKRGDVILVLFPNSDLVTAKTRPALIVQADNLQTGLSQVIVAMITSQMFRVGHPSRVTVLLNSSEGQKSGLLTDSVVMTDNLTTIVLSSVYRVIGSLPTSDVDEALKHTLGLF; this is translated from the coding sequence ATGACGCAGTCAAAGCCAATCGTAAAACGCGGTGATGTTATTTTGGTACTTTTCCCTAATTCCGATTTAGTTACTGCAAAAACACGACCTGCTTTGATCGTACAAGCAGATAACTTGCAAACTGGCTTGTCTCAAGTCATTGTTGCAATGATTACTAGCCAAATGTTTCGAGTAGGTCATCCAAGTCGAGTTACTGTCTTGCTGAATTCTTCAGAAGGACAGAAATCAGGTTTGCTAACGGATTCAGTAGTGATGACTGATAACTTGACAACAATTGTACTTTCATCGGTTTATCGTGTGATTGGCTCACTGCCGACATCGGACGTTGACGAAGCACTCAAACATACACTTGGATTATTTTAA
- a CDS encoding 1-acyl-sn-glycerol-3-phosphate acyltransferase, with protein sequence MINQHSETILNAQVKKISDRGYPFTWFDWFCLWYPPGWLILFNRHWQHYHVDTDGWNWLEYILFLIPGGFYIALFVRWLRLGCRSPQSDSGEFDPNYQQAFRDEILTPIIKYYFRGELKQIENLPQTGPMIVAMNHAGMCFPWDIVTLGYLLSKTRGWVVQPLAGVSLFDHVWINWWLPPGWTKILGAVRAELDDFEAAVQEGKILLYAPEGLRGPRKGWGNRYQLETFDLSFIRLSQRYQIPILPVVCIGNENLHPWTFNIKKLQRILNLPFLPLSPLMPIFILFPSMGVWAMRCRLRYFIQPLHIVKDDGKQTERAFAYQKAQQLKEKMQAQIKEKMQAQIIQILSHSRY encoded by the coding sequence GTGATTAACCAACATTCGGAAACTATCCTTAACGCTCAAGTGAAAAAAATATCAGATCGGGGTTATCCATTTACCTGGTTTGATTGGTTTTGTCTGTGGTATCCTCCTGGTTGGCTGATTTTATTTAACCGACATTGGCAGCACTATCATGTAGATACAGATGGTTGGAATTGGCTGGAGTATATCTTGTTTCTAATTCCAGGAGGATTCTACATAGCACTGTTTGTACGTTGGTTGCGTCTTGGCTGTCGTTCCCCACAGAGTGACTCTGGAGAATTTGACCCAAATTATCAACAAGCGTTTCGAGATGAAATTCTGACGCCTATTATTAAATATTATTTTCGTGGTGAGTTAAAACAAATCGAAAATTTGCCACAAACAGGACCAATGATTGTGGCAATGAATCATGCAGGAATGTGTTTCCCTTGGGATATTGTCACGCTAGGTTACCTTTTAAGTAAAACAAGAGGATGGGTGGTACAACCATTAGCTGGTGTATCTTTGTTCGATCATGTTTGGATAAATTGGTGGCTACCACCTGGATGGACAAAAATTTTAGGTGCTGTGAGAGCAGAGTTAGATGATTTTGAAGCTGCAGTACAAGAGGGTAAAATTCTTCTGTATGCACCAGAAGGTTTACGCGGACCAAGAAAAGGTTGGGGAAACCGCTATCAATTGGAAACCTTTGATTTGAGTTTTATTCGGCTAAGTCAGCGCTATCAAATTCCTATCTTGCCTGTGGTTTGCATTGGTAATGAAAACTTACACCCTTGGACATTCAATATAAAAAAATTACAAAGAATATTAAACTTGCCATTTTTGCCTCTATCACCTTTGATGCCAATATTTATTCTTTTTCCCTCAATGGGAGTTTGGGCAATGAGGTGTCGATTGCGTTATTTTATTCAGCCTTTGCATATAGTAAAAGATGATGGCAAACAAACAGAAAGAGCATTTGCTTATCAAAAAGCACAACAGTTAAAAGAAAAGATGCAAGCTCAAATAAAAGAAAAGATGCAAGCTCAAATAATCCAAATCTTATCTCATAGTCGATACTGA
- a CDS encoding SDR family oxidoreductase yields MYDQIFNTNTRGTFFLLRQAAKRLREGGHIVNFLTSAVGLAMPGYAVYAGSKAAVKIFTNIMAKELRGRNITVNAVAPGPTATDLFYQGKSEELIQKFAQQAPLERLGQPEDIANAVAFLVSPAESWINGQIIRVNGGIV; encoded by the coding sequence TTGTATGACCAGATTTTCAATACAAATACTCGTGGTACGTTCTTTCTTTTGCGACAAGCTGCTAAGCGATTGCGTGAGGGCGGACACATCGTCAACTTTTTAACCAGTGCCGTTGGTCTAGCTATGCCCGGTTATGCCGTCTATGCTGGCTCAAAGGCTGCTGTTAAAATCTTTACCAATATTATGGCTAAAGAACTACGGGGACGGAATATCACTGTCAATGCCGTTGCACCCGGACCTACCGCTACTGATTTATTCTATCAGGGTAAGTCTGAGGAATTGATTCAGAAATTTGCTCAACAAGCACCTCTAGAGCGATTGGGACAGCCAGAAGATATTGCTAACGCTGTCGCTTTCTTAGTTAGTCCTGCAGAAAGTTGGATCAATGGTCAAATCATCCGCGTGAATGGCGGCATTGTTTAG
- the rppA gene encoding two-component system response regulator RppA: MRILVVDDEIELTGPLTRVLTREGYTVDAVYDGTSGGQLVQEGNYDLLILDWMLPGKTGLEICQELRRQGKTTPVLFLTAKDTLDDRVQGLDVGADDYLVKPFELRELLARVRALLRRSGSQPYGATTQKLTVADLELDGENQVAYRQGRAIELSEKESQLLQYFMENSGQLLTHAQILQHLWKDGEQPSSNVIAALIRLLRRKIELTNETPLIYTVYGKGYRFGTSTPEVKP; encoded by the coding sequence ATGCGAATTTTGGTAGTTGATGATGAAATTGAACTGACTGGCCCTTTGACGCGCGTGTTAACTCGTGAGGGATATACTGTTGATGCAGTTTATGATGGAACAAGCGGTGGTCAACTGGTGCAGGAAGGCAATTATGATTTGCTGATTTTAGATTGGATGCTGCCAGGAAAGACAGGATTAGAGATTTGTCAGGAGTTGCGACGCCAGGGTAAAACAACGCCTGTCTTGTTTCTGACTGCTAAGGATACTCTGGATGACCGAGTACAAGGTTTAGATGTGGGTGCGGATGATTATTTAGTGAAACCGTTTGAATTAAGGGAGTTACTAGCACGAGTTCGTGCTCTGTTGCGTCGTTCTGGTTCCCAGCCTTATGGTGCAACCACTCAAAAGTTAACCGTGGCTGATTTAGAACTAGATGGCGAGAACCAAGTTGCTTATCGTCAAGGAAGGGCGATCGAACTGTCTGAAAAAGAAAGCCAGCTTTTACAGTATTTTATGGAAAATTCCGGGCAATTACTGACTCACGCGCAGATTTTGCAACATTTGTGGAAAGATGGCGAACAACCTAGCAGTAATGTGATTGCGGCACTAATTCGTTTGCTACGGCGGAAGATTGAACTGACTAATGAAACACCTTTAATTTACACTGTTTATGGCAAAGGGTATCGCTTTGGAACTTCTACACCTGAAGTGAAGCCATAG
- the hisG gene encoding ATP phosphoribosyltransferase, with protein MLTVALPKGELLKNSIRILQDVGLDFSAFLDSGNRQLQITDSSGQAKGLLVRAQDVPVYVEYGQAQLGIVGYDVLREKKPQVAHLVDLQFGNCRMSVAVKQSSPYRSALELPPHGRVASKYVNCAREYFDSLDFPVEIVPLYGSVELGPITGMSEAIVDLVSTGRTLRENGLVEIATLYESTARLVAHPLSYRLNTGHLLELVEKLRVRG; from the coding sequence ATGCTGACTGTTGCACTGCCAAAAGGCGAACTTCTTAAAAATAGCATCCGCATACTGCAAGATGTAGGATTGGACTTTAGTGCTTTTTTGGATTCAGGTAACCGCCAACTTCAGATTACTGACTCTAGTGGACAAGCGAAAGGGTTACTAGTACGGGCGCAGGATGTGCCAGTTTATGTAGAATACGGTCAGGCACAGTTGGGTATTGTTGGTTACGACGTACTGCGGGAGAAAAAACCCCAAGTCGCTCATCTAGTTGATTTGCAGTTTGGAAATTGCCGAATGTCGGTGGCGGTGAAACAGTCAAGCCCTTATCGTTCGGCATTGGAGTTACCCCCTCATGGTCGAGTCGCTTCCAAGTATGTCAACTGTGCTCGTGAATATTTTGATAGTTTGGATTTTCCTGTAGAAATTGTACCGTTATATGGTTCTGTGGAACTGGGTCCGATTACAGGGATGTCGGAGGCAATTGTAGATTTGGTTTCGACAGGACGGACTTTGCGCGAGAATGGTTTAGTTGAAATTGCAACCCTGTATGAAAGTACGGCTAGGTTAGTTGCCCATCCTTTGAGTTACCGCCTCAATACAGGTCATTTACTTGAGTTAGTTGAGAAATTGCGGGTTAGGGGTTAG
- a CDS encoding UPF0175 family protein, producing MSLTIPDEVLETIGMSEAELIQEIAIILFQEKKLSVGRASHLAGMNLLEFRRLLASRHTAVGYGISEFHEDLKVLEAMDSE from the coding sequence ATGAGTCTCACTATTCCTGATGAAGTCTTAGAAACAATAGGGATGTCGGAAGCTGAGTTAATCCAGGAAATTGCAATTATTCTCTTTCAAGAAAAAAAATTGAGTGTGGGACGCGCCAGTCATTTAGCAGGAATGAATTTACTTGAATTTAGACGATTACTTGCTTCTCGACATACTGCTGTTGGCTACGGAATTTCAGAGTTTCACGAAGACCTCAAAGTACTAGAAGCAATGGACTCGGAATGA
- a CDS encoding DUF3368 domain-containing protein translates to MIVVSNTSPLIGLATIGQLNLLQQLYSNIIIPQAVYDEITALDTQDACSIAVQTFTWIQTTAVTNSAIIATFPKKLDLGETEAIALAMEIGADLLLIDDESGRKVARSLGIKLIGVLGVLIRAKRMGLIAAVKPVMDRLIVEAGYWIDNNLYNEVLQQVGE, encoded by the coding sequence ATGATTGTAGTCAGTAATACATCCCCTCTAATTGGTCTAGCTACAATTGGACAATTAAATTTATTACAACAGCTTTACAGTAATATTATTATTCCCCAAGCGGTTTACGATGAAATCACTGCTCTAGATACACAAGACGCTTGTTCAATTGCAGTACAAACTTTTACTTGGATTCAAACCACAGCAGTAACTAATAGTGCAATAATTGCGACATTTCCAAAGAAATTAGACCTGGGTGAAACAGAAGCGATTGCACTGGCCATGGAGATAGGTGCAGATTTGCTGCTTATAGATGATGAATCAGGTCGAAAAGTAGCTCGCTCTCTTGGTATTAAGTTAATTGGAGTGTTAGGAGTTCTAATTAGAGCCAAACGCATGGGATTAATTGCTGCGGTTAAACCTGTGATGGATCGTCTAATTGTAGAAGCTGGTTATTGGATTGATAATAATTTATACAATGAGGTGTTGCAACAAGTGGGAGAGTAG